The genomic segment ATTTCCAAGAGGACGAAAGCTACCATCATCGGTGTCTTCGAGCTCGTTCAATACGTGACGTCCAAAGGAGCTACGGGTCATCCCCTTCATATCGGTGGAGGCTACACCTTCGACTTCGGCCACGTGAAGGCGACCATTGCTCACCACGGCTCGGCTGCTCCAGATGGAACATATCTCGGGAGTCCATGCGGCTTCCTCATCACTATGGGCGAGAAGAAGATCTATCACTCGGGCGACACCGGGCTTTTCTACGACATGAAGCTGATTGGCGAAATGAATAACATCGACGTTGCACTTCTCCCCATTGGCGATAACTTCACGATGGGAATAGATGATGCCGTGAAAGCCGTGGAGCTGCTAAAGCCGAAGTTTGCCATACCCATGCATTACGGAACATTCGATATCATCAAGGCTGATCCAGAAGAGTTTGTGCGGAAAGTCAAGCCTCCAGCAAAGGCCGTTGTCGTATCACCTGGCTCCAGCTTCGAACTGAAATAAATAAGTAGATGAATTAATAGGTCAGGCATCTTACCTGATATTCAAGGAAGGATGCGCAGGCGATTTATTTTGCGCTGACGCGTTCGATATAGGTTCCTTCGACAGTGCTAACCCTTATCACTTCTCCTTCTTCGATGAAGGAAGGAACCTGAACTATCAGCCCTGTCTCCAGCCTGGCAGGCTTTCTCTGCTGGCTTGCCGTTGCCCCCTTGATCCCGGGTGGAGTTTCCACGACCTTCAAATCGACGGTAATCGGCAGCTCGATTCCCACCGGGGTCCCCTCGTAAAATTCGACCTGTAGCATGGTGTTAGGCACCAGGAATCGCACGGCATCCCCCAGCATCTCCTCGGAGATATGGATCTGCTCGTATGTCTTCGTGTTCAGAAAGTGATAATCGGTACCATCGCTGTAAATATATTCCATCTCGACTTCATTGAGGATGGCTCTCTCGATGATATCTTCGGATCGGAACCTGTGCTCTATGATAGAGCCGTTTTTCAGGCTCTTCAGTTTAGTCTGAACCATCCCTCGCCAGTTTCCCGGAGTGATGTGCATGGTGCTGACGATCTTGTAGAGATCGTTGTCTTTGATGATAGTCATTCCTTTTTTTAACTGCGTTGCTTTGATCATAATGAACTTCTCCTCGATGCTTGATGATGCCGCACAGATTTTTCAGGTGTCTGAGTTTGTGCGCAGTTATTATAGCAGATGAGCCGCCTTAATCCACTGGGTAACATCTTATTGAGAGACGAGGATGTTCTGGAAAGACATCCCTGCGAGAAGGTTCTCGAAACGATCGTGAACTCCACTGGCGGCCTCATCACCGGACTATACGCCATCATCGTTCCGATCCTCGGCATCTTCCTGCTCCACCGCCCCGCCGCAACCGTCTGGATCGGTGCATACAGCGCTGTCATCGGGCTCTATCTTCTCAGCATCGGATGGCTCTCCTCGAAGATGAACCCGATCATGATCGCTTTCGTCCAGTTCATCATCTGCTCCGTTCTGAGCTTCATAGCGTCATTCCTGTTCGAAATGACGACACTTGCAGATCTGGCGGCAGTCACGATTCCCATTCTCTACACCGGTGTCCTCTCGGTGGGTGTTGCGCACACGCTTCAGGTCGTGGCTCAACGTGAGGCACCACCCGCTCATGCGGCAATCATCCTGAGCCTTGAGACCGTCTTCGCTGCACTCGGCGGCTGGCTCATCCTCGGCGAGATGCTTTCAATCCGTGCACTGTTCGGCTGTGGTTTCATGCTCACTGGATTCGTCGTTTCCCAGATCGGAAGAAGATCCGATCTCTCTAGAAAACCTGCGCAAGCGATATAATCAAGCCGGACAAAAGAAATCATTGCAAAAAATGAAATTGTTGTTTTATGATTTTCGTATAAAAGGAAAGAACAATGCATTGGGAGATTTTACAATGACCGGTCATCGAACATTCACTTTCTGTTTAATCATCATCCTTTTCCTTCTCATCCCGTCTGCCGTTCAGTCAAAGAGCCACTCCATGGAGTGGATCGATATTAAAGCAGCGATCCTGGACGATGGCAGCATGAGGATTGAAGAGACAAGGAGATACGAGTTTAGAGGACAGTTCTCATGGGCAGATTACCGCCTTCCCCTGAAGGATCTCGGGCGCATAAAAGATTTCGAGATCAGCGAAGGGGACAGAATCTACCAGGAGAGCCGTAGCGAAGATCCAGGAACCTACACAATGGACATCAGCAGGGATGAGATGTATCTCCGCTGGTTCTACAGGGCTTCCAATGAGAAACGGTCGTTCACCTTGCGCTACACCATCACAGATGCCGTTGCAGTCTATAACGATGTGGCGGAGCTCTACTATAAGTTTGTGGGCGAGTCCAATGCAAAAAGGATCGGCAGCGTGAATGTGTCGATCGCGCTTCCTTATCCTGCTCGGCATGATGAAGTACGAGCATGGGCACATGGCCCTCTCTGGGGCACGATCGAATTCAAATATGGGATCCTGAAAATGGATATCAGTCCCCTTCCCTCCCACACATTCTGGGAAGCAAGGGTGTCGTTCCCGACACCATGGGTGCCCCATGCACAGAAGAGGATTAATCAGAACAGGCTGCAGCAGATCCTCGATGAAGAAGCACGCTGGGCTACGTCAGCGAACGCCGAGCGCAAGCGGGCAGAGCGGATGCTCTTGAAAAATGCGGAGAACGAACGCTTAGGCTGGCATATCGCTGCAGTACTCTCCGCTGTGGGGGTCATAGGTACTGCCTCCTTCTATTTCAGATATGGGCGTAGAGTGCAGGTTTCTTACAGCCAAAGTGTCGATTCTTCCCTCCCCGAATATCCTCCCGCCATCTTCAGCAGTCTCTACTACAACAAGCAGGTGTCGGGAAAAGCTATGGTCGCGACTCTCTTCGATCTCGCACGGCGCGGCTTCATCACAATCGAACAGAAAGAACCGGTCGAGCGGAAATGGTGGCGCATCGACAGGACGCTCTTCATGATAAAGCAAGACTTCAGCAAGCGGAGAAGCTCAGGAGAGGAGTTGCCGCCCTATGAACAATCACTTCTTAACTTCGTCTTCAACGATCTCGGCGCCGGGAAAGAATCGGTGGATTTTCTGGATTTCAGCAGACATACATCGAAGGTGAGGCGCTGGTTCCGCGAATGGAGAAAGATCCTCAACGATGAGCTCAGGGCGATACCGTTCTGGGACAGAGAAGGCGTGAAAGGAACGATCCTCTCGATGGTGTTTTCCGTCCTGATCGTCGCCGGAGGTCTTCTGATCACAATCTTCCTGAACCACAAACCAGGGTTTTTTGTGATCATCATTGGATGCCTCTGCCTCTTCTTCTCATTGTTCATCCTTAGCTACACTCCTGAGATGAAACTGCAGAAGCTGAAATGGAGGGCGCTCAAAAGATACCTTACCCGCTATTACTTTGAAAGCGAGACAGACCAGGGATTTCTTTACAGGATCCCGGAATTCCTCATTTACGGGATCGCGATGGGGATCGGAACTGCGGTTGTCAAAAGGTTGATGCAGAGGATACCGTCAGACCAGCACACAACATTCTTCCCGTGGTATATCTATTCGGGCGGCTTCCATGCTTCAGTAGGTGATTTTGCCGGTGTCATCTCCTCGATGGTGAGCGTTGCCTCCAGCACGGTAAGCTCCTCGACAGGTGCCGGCGGCGGAGCTTCGGCCGGTGGTGGCGGTGGAGCAGGCGGGGCTTCAGGCGGCGCAGGATAAAAGAAACAAACCAGCAGAAAAGAGAAAATCCGAAATTCATACCACATTTATCTGTCATGGATCTTCTCTGAATTCTGGATAGATCAGATTTCAACTTTCTTTGCTCTTTCCTGTCGCTGTAATTTCGCTGTAAGCTTGATAAGCCATATCCATATAAGAAGAATTAATAAGGCAGAAAGCACCCTCCATTCTGAAGAGAAGTTGAAGTAATCAAATAACCCATGGAAAAGTGCCGAAATGAAGAGACCCACCACTGAAGCCTTCAGAGGAGCTGAAGCTGCCTTATGTTGTATCCGGACAGCACAAAAGGTGGCATTGAGGGGGGATTGGGTGTATAAGATTAGGAAGGTTCTTCGATCAAGGAAATGGCTTCGTTGTACCGGAGTTTGTTGAAAAGCTTGCCAGTTTTCTTCTTGCTGCATGAGAAAAGACTCTCTCCTCTTCAAATATGGACTCTCAAACGGTTTAAAAAACAGCGTCTCCAAGCGTTTGGGAATCATCAGCGGGGAATGGGAGTGAGGGTTGTGTACTTGACGAGAATCTTCCTGGTTCCGGAGTGGCGGAAGTGGATGTTCAACTTCAAATTGTTCCCCGATCCCTCACATGAAAGGACAGTTCCTTTGCCGAAGGTAGGGTGCTGCACTACCTGCCCCTCATAATAGGGAGAATTACCGGCAGCCTTTTTCATAGTCTTTTTCCTGGGGAAACCAGATTCCCTTCCGAATCGCGCCTTATCGAGTTTTGCCGCTCTGGCAGCCGAGGAGCTTGCATAGGAGTCATCGAAGCCTCTCTTGCTTCTCCTGTACTGTCCCTCCGTTATCGTCAGCAGTCCCTGCGGGATCTCACTGATGAATTTCGAAGGTTGGTTGAAGACAAATTCCCCTCCGATCCTTCTCGAATCGGCGAACGATATGAAAAGCTTCTCCTTCGCTCTCGTCATAGCGACGTAGAAAAGCCTTCTCTCTTCCTCAATGTCATCCCTGCTGTTCATCGATCGGGCATGCGGGAAGAGGTTTTCCTCTAGACCCGCGATGAAGACGACCGGGTATTCGAGCCCCTTGGCGCAGTGCACCGTCATGAGCGTGACGAGCTTCTCTGCCTGCAGATCGTCCTGATCGGATCTCAGAGATGAGCGGTCGATGAAACCCTGAAGTGTGGGGTTCTCCGCCGATTCTTCGTATTCTACTGCCGCTGAGATGAAGGAGTCGATGTTCTCGAGGCGCGACTCGTGGTCCTCGGGGAAGCTCCTCTTGATGTAGCTCCTGTAATCCAGTATTTTGATCAGTTTCTTCAGAAGGAATGATGCTTTTTCCTTTTCAGAAAGTTTTCTCGTATCTTCCAGAATTTCGAGGAAGGCTCGAAGGGAGTTCTTCCCCTTCTTCGCCAATTCCACTTGCTTCTTTTCAGATTCGGCCTCTTCCGAATGTTTTCGCACAGCCTCCATGAGTGAGATCTTCCTGGTCTCTGCGAGAGAAAACAGCTTTTCAAGTGTTGCCTTTCCAATCCCCCGCGGTGGAACATTGATGATCCGGACGAGGCTCAGGTTATCGTCGGGATTGACGAGGATCCTCATATAAGCGATCAGATCCTTGATCTCTTTCCTCTCGTAGAACTGGATAGAGCCGACGATCTGGTAGGGAATCTTGAAATCTCTCAGTGATTCCTCTATCAACCGGGACTGGGCATTGGTCCGGTAGAGGACTGCAATGGAATCGAGGGGGATCCTTTTCTTCAGGTCGAGGATCGAGGCAGCTATGGAATCCGCCTCTTCGATGTCATTGTGGGCATGAAAACATGTGATTTCTTCTCCGGTCTCATTCTTGGTCCAGAGGGTCTTGCCTATCCGCTGCAGGTTGTTCCTGACAACGTACGAAGCTGCTTCGAGAATCTTCTTGGTCGAGCGATAGTTCCTCTCCAGCTTGATGATGGCTGAGCCCGGGAAATCTGACTGGAAGCGGAGAATGTTGTTAATGTCAGCCCCACGGAAGGCATAGATAGATTGGTCCTCGTCCCCCACACAGCAGATGTTCTTATACATCGAGGATAAATGCTTGATCAGAAGATACTGAGAATGGTTTGTATCCTGATACTCGTCGACAAGGAGGTGGCGGCATTTGCCCGCATACTTCCTCCTGATGTCATCATGTTTCGAAAAAAGCTCGAGGGTTTTCATGATCATGTCGTCGAAGTCCATTGAGTTGTTCTCGAAGAGCTTCTTCTGGTATAGAGAATAGATCTCGCCGATGAGTCTATCCCGGTATCCTGAAGTTGTGAAAGGTTCATGATATCTGGTATGTCCATGAGAACCATAACGGCCCCTCATGAAATCTTCCGGGTTGATCATCCTGTTTTTGATGTTGCTGATCCTGAAGAGCGCTTCCTTGGGAGTGAACTCCGAGTCATCAACCTTCAACTCCTCGCAACACTCTTTGATCAGGGAGAGTTGATCCGGTGAATCGTAGACCAGGAAATTGTTCCTGTATCCGAGGATTGTAGCCTCTCTTCGGAGGATCCTAAGGCAAAAGGCGTGGAATGTTCCCACCCACATTCCGGTGCAACTCTTCAGGCCTATGATCTGTTCCACTCGCTGCTTCATCTCATCTGCCGCCTTGTTGGTGAATGTTTGGGCGACGATCTCACCCGGCGATATTCCGCGAAATCTGACCAGGTGAGCGATGCGGTATGTGATGACCCTTGTCTTACCTGAACCTGCACCTGCCAGGACCAGAAGCGGCCCTTCCCCGTACATCACAGCCCGCTGCTGCTGTTCATTTAGCTCCGCCAGAAATTTTTTCTCTTCTGCCTGACGCATCTATAAATATGGATAACTGTTCAAATAATTATAAGCGAAGGAGCGAAAGATCCCAAAAATCGTATGATGGATGAAATATCATTCGACGGTAACGCTCTTGGCAAGGTTTCGAGGCTGGTCAACGTCGCAGCCCAGCTTCAGGGCGATGTAGTAGGCGAGAAGCTGAAGGGGGATAATCAGCAGAAGCGGGTTGAGCAGATCGAGTGTCTCCGGAATCTGGATGATGTGGTCGGCCCTTTTTTCCAGCTCGCTGCTCTCGCCATTGGTGAGGGCGATGACGATCCCGGATCTGGCTTTGACTTCTTCGATGTTGGAGAGAATCTTCTCATAGACTCTATCCTTCACGGCGACCGCCACAACGGGAAAGTTCTCGTCAATCAGGGCGATAGGACCATGCTTCATCTCGCCGGCAGGATACCCTTCCGCATGAATGTACGAAATTTCTTTTAACTTCAAAGCCCCTTCGAGAGCGATCGGGTAATTGATCCCTCTTCCAAGGAAGAGAAAATCCTTTGACGTGTAAAACCTCTTTGCCAGTTCTTCGATCTCGCCCTCTCTGCGGAGGAGTTCTTCCATCTTGGCCGGAATTCTCATTAGCTGCTTGCCATGAGCTCTCACATCTTTTTCTGTTAGATGTCCCCGTACCTTCCCCAGGTAAAGAGCAAGAAGGTACTGTGCAGCGATCTGTGATATGAAGGCCTTCGTGGAGGCAACACCGATCTCCGGTCCGGCATGGGTATAAATGGTTCCTGTGGCTTCCCGCGTCAGCATGCTTCCCACCACGTTGCAGATGGCGATTGATTTTGACTTCTTCTGTTTGGCTTCTCTCAGCGCTGCAAGCGTATCTGCCGTTTCGCCGGACTGGGAAATGACGACGTGGAGGATGTCTCGCGTGATGATAGGATCCCTGTACCGGAATTCAGAACCATAGTCAACTTCCACCGGGATCCTTGCAAGCTCTTCGATCAGGAATTTCCCCACCAGGCCTGCATGCAGCGACGTGCCACAGGCTATGATGTTGATCTTCTTGAAGCTCTTGAACTCTTTTTCGGTTATCCTGATGTCATTGAGGAAGACCGCTCCGCTGTCGAGCGAGATCCTTCCGTAGATGGTATCCCTCATGGCTCTTGGCTGCTCGTGGATCTCCTTGAGCATGAAATGCTTGTAACCCCCTTTTTCTGCCATGATGGGGTCCCAGGCGATAGGCATGACCTCTTTTTTCAGTTTCTTCCCCCTGACATCCTTCACGACGACGCTCGACTGATCGACGATGGCGATCTCGCCGTCGGCCAGGAAGATCATGTTCTTTGTATAGTGGAGGATGGCGGGGATGTCCGAAGCGACGAAATTCTCTCCATTTCCGACGCCAATGATTAGAGGCGGGCCAAAGCGTGCGGCAATGATCCTCTGAGGCTCCTCCGTAGAAATCAGGGCGATGGCGTAAGCCCCTTTCAGCCGCGGGAGCGATTTGAAGACAGCTTGCTCCAGGGAATTGGTAAGGTTGCTCTCGATGAGGTGAGCGATGATCTCGGTGTCCGTCTCGGTCTGAAATTTATGCCCCTTCGCGGTGAGCTCCTGCTTCAGTTCGAGGTAGTTTTCGATAATGCCGTTGTGGACGACGACCAGTTTTCCGGTGCAGTCCCTGTGCGGATGGGCATTCTCTTCCGAAGGTTTGCCGTGAGTAGCC from the Acidobacteriota bacterium genome contains:
- a CDS encoding metal-dependent hydrolase, which encodes MVKLKYFGHECWQIECEGKSIIIDPFLSGNPLAPTKPSEVKVDAILVTHGHGDHLGDAIDISKRTKATIIGVFELVQYVTSKGATGHPLHIGGGYTFDFGHVKATIAHHGSAAPDGTYLGSPCGFLITMGEKKIYHSGDTGLFYDMKLIGEMNNIDVALLPIGDNFTMGIDDAVKAVELLKPKFAIPMHYGTFDIIKADPEEFVRKVKPPAKAVVVSPGSSFELK
- the efp gene encoding elongation factor P — encoded protein: MIKATQLKKGMTIIKDNDLYKIVSTMHITPGNWRGMVQTKLKSLKNGSIIEHRFRSEDIIERAILNEVEMEYIYSDGTDYHFLNTKTYEQIHISEEMLGDAVRFLVPNTMLQVEFYEGTPVGIELPITVDLKVVETPPGIKGATASQQRKPARLETGLIVQVPSFIEEGEVIRVSTVEGTYIERVSAK
- a CDS encoding DMT family transporter, coding for MSRLNPLGNILLRDEDVLERHPCEKVLETIVNSTGGLITGLYAIIVPILGIFLLHRPAATVWIGAYSAVIGLYLLSIGWLSSKMNPIMIAFVQFIICSVLSFIASFLFEMTTLADLAAVTIPILYTGVLSVGVAHTLQVVAQREAPPAHAAIILSLETVFAALGGWLILGEMLSIRALFGCGFMLTGFVVSQIGRRSDLSRKPAQAI
- a CDS encoding DUF2207 domain-containing protein yields the protein MTGHRTFTFCLIIILFLLIPSAVQSKSHSMEWIDIKAAILDDGSMRIEETRRYEFRGQFSWADYRLPLKDLGRIKDFEISEGDRIYQESRSEDPGTYTMDISRDEMYLRWFYRASNEKRSFTLRYTITDAVAVYNDVAELYYKFVGESNAKRIGSVNVSIALPYPARHDEVRAWAHGPLWGTIEFKYGILKMDISPLPSHTFWEARVSFPTPWVPHAQKRINQNRLQQILDEEARWATSANAERKRAERMLLKNAENERLGWHIAAVLSAVGVIGTASFYFRYGRRVQVSYSQSVDSSLPEYPPAIFSSLYYNKQVSGKAMVATLFDLARRGFITIEQKEPVERKWWRIDRTLFMIKQDFSKRRSSGEELPPYEQSLLNFVFNDLGAGKESVDFLDFSRHTSKVRRWFREWRKILNDELRAIPFWDREGVKGTILSMVFSVLIVAGGLLITIFLNHKPGFFVIIIGCLCLFFSLFILSYTPEMKLQKLKWRALKRYLTRYYFESETDQGFLYRIPEFLIYGIAMGIGTAVVKRLMQRIPSDQHTTFFPWYIYSGGFHASVGDFAGVISSMVSVASSTVSSSTGAGGGASAGGGGGAGGASGGAG
- a CDS encoding UvrD-helicase domain-containing protein, translated to MRQAEEKKFLAELNEQQQRAVMYGEGPLLVLAGAGSGKTRVITYRIAHLVRFRGISPGEIVAQTFTNKAADEMKQRVEQIIGLKSCTGMWVGTFHAFCLRILRREATILGYRNNFLVYDSPDQLSLIKECCEELKVDDSEFTPKEALFRISNIKNRMINPEDFMRGRYGSHGHTRYHEPFTTSGYRDRLIGEIYSLYQKKLFENNSMDFDDMIMKTLELFSKHDDIRRKYAGKCRHLLVDEYQDTNHSQYLLIKHLSSMYKNICCVGDEDQSIYAFRGADINNILRFQSDFPGSAIIKLERNYRSTKKILEAASYVVRNNLQRIGKTLWTKNETGEEITCFHAHNDIEEADSIAASILDLKKRIPLDSIAVLYRTNAQSRLIEESLRDFKIPYQIVGSIQFYERKEIKDLIAYMRILVNPDDNLSLVRIINVPPRGIGKATLEKLFSLAETRKISLMEAVRKHSEEAESEKKQVELAKKGKNSLRAFLEILEDTRKLSEKEKASFLLKKLIKILDYRSYIKRSFPEDHESRLENIDSFISAAVEYEESAENPTLQGFIDRSSLRSDQDDLQAEKLVTLMTVHCAKGLEYPVVFIAGLEENLFPHARSMNSRDDIEEERRLFYVAMTRAKEKLFISFADSRRIGGEFVFNQPSKFISEIPQGLLTITEGQYRRSKRGFDDSYASSSAARAAKLDKARFGRESGFPRKKTMKKAAGNSPYYEGQVVQHPTFGKGTVLSCEGSGNNLKLNIHFRHSGTRKILVKYTTLTPIPR
- the glmS gene encoding glutamine--fructose-6-phosphate transaminase (isomerizing), translating into MCGIVGYVGKKQVADILMDGLKRLEYRGYDSAGIAVVENGVMNVRRSLGKIRLLEELLIKKPIKGDFGVGHTRWATHGKPSEENAHPHRDCTGKLVVVHNGIIENYLELKQELTAKGHKFQTETDTEIIAHLIESNLTNSLEQAVFKSLPRLKGAYAIALISTEEPQRIIAARFGPPLIIGVGNGENFVASDIPAILHYTKNMIFLADGEIAIVDQSSVVVKDVRGKKLKKEVMPIAWDPIMAEKGGYKHFMLKEIHEQPRAMRDTIYGRISLDSGAVFLNDIRITEKEFKSFKKINIIACGTSLHAGLVGKFLIEELARIPVEVDYGSEFRYRDPIITRDILHVVISQSGETADTLAALREAKQKKSKSIAICNVVGSMLTREATGTIYTHAGPEIGVASTKAFISQIAAQYLLALYLGKVRGHLTEKDVRAHGKQLMRIPAKMEELLRREGEIEELAKRFYTSKDFLFLGRGINYPIALEGALKLKEISYIHAEGYPAGEMKHGPIALIDENFPVVAVAVKDRVYEKILSNIEEVKARSGIVIALTNGESSELEKRADHIIQIPETLDLLNPLLLIIPLQLLAYYIALKLGCDVDQPRNLAKSVTVE